A section of the Streptomyces sp. V3I8 genome encodes:
- a CDS encoding aldehyde dehydrogenase family protein, with translation MPTSEPDHVPGHRASPLAVVDPATEEIFDEIPDQQPDALDAVVDRSRRAWHGWRADPAARTTALRAAADAVEAAADDLARLLTREQGKPLGESHAEIARTAARLRYFADLAPRTRHITDGRPVHSEIRWRPLGPVAAIVPWNFPLQLAAAKFAPALAAGNTVILKPSPFTPLATRLLGSVLATVLPEDVLTVVTGREPLGARLASHPGIRHVTFTGSVPTGRAVAEAAAASLARVTLELGGNDAAVLLDDVEVERIADRLFWAAFRNCGQVCMAVKRVYVPARLHAQVVEALAERARTVAVGHGLDPDTRLGPVNNAPQLARVEQITQRALADGARAAAGGHRLAGRGYFFAPTILTDVPPDSPVVTEEQFGPVLPVLPYRSLGEAVDAANGTGFGLGGSVWGTDPDRAEAVADRLECGTAWINHHAELSLAQPFAGVKDSGVGVAGGPWGLYGNLRPFVVHRPEEGEGSR, from the coding sequence ATGCCGACCTCCGAGCCCGACCACGTCCCCGGGCACCGGGCCTCGCCTCTGGCCGTCGTCGATCCGGCCACCGAGGAGATCTTCGACGAGATCCCCGACCAGCAGCCGGACGCACTGGACGCCGTCGTCGACCGGTCCCGCCGGGCCTGGCACGGCTGGCGCGCCGATCCCGCCGCCCGCACCACTGCTCTGCGCGCGGCGGCCGACGCCGTGGAGGCGGCCGCCGACGACCTCGCCCGGCTGCTCACCCGGGAACAGGGCAAGCCCCTGGGCGAGTCACACGCGGAGATCGCCCGTACGGCGGCCCGCCTGCGCTACTTCGCCGACCTGGCCCCCAGGACCCGACACATCACCGACGGTCGTCCCGTGCACAGCGAGATCCGCTGGCGCCCCCTCGGACCCGTCGCCGCGATCGTGCCGTGGAACTTCCCCCTCCAGCTCGCGGCGGCGAAGTTCGCGCCCGCCCTCGCGGCGGGCAACACCGTGATCCTCAAACCGTCTCCCTTCACCCCGCTCGCCACCCGGCTGCTCGGCTCCGTCCTCGCCACCGTCCTGCCCGAGGACGTGCTGACCGTCGTCACCGGCCGCGAACCGCTCGGCGCCCGCCTCGCCTCCCACCCCGGCATCCGCCACGTCACCTTCACGGGCTCGGTGCCCACCGGGCGGGCCGTCGCCGAAGCGGCGGCGGCCTCGCTCGCCCGAGTCACCCTGGAACTGGGCGGCAACGACGCCGCTGTTCTGCTGGACGACGTCGAGGTGGAGCGGATCGCGGACCGGCTGTTCTGGGCCGCCTTCCGCAACTGCGGGCAGGTCTGCATGGCAGTCAAACGCGTCTACGTCCCGGCCCGCCTCCACGCCCAAGTCGTCGAAGCCCTCGCCGAGCGCGCCAGGACCGTCGCCGTCGGGCACGGCCTCGACCCGGACACTCGGCTGGGACCGGTCAATAACGCCCCACAGCTGGCCCGGGTCGAGCAGATCACGCAGCGAGCCCTGGCGGACGGCGCCCGGGCGGCGGCCGGCGGTCACCGGCTGGCCGGGCGGGGCTACTTCTTCGCCCCCACGATCCTCACCGACGTCCCGCCCGACAGCCCGGTGGTGACCGAGGAGCAGTTCGGGCCGGTCCTGCCGGTGCTGCCGTACCGGAGCCTCGGCGAAGCCGTCGACGCCGCCAACGGCACCGGCTTCGGACTGGGCGGCTCCGTGTGGGGCACCGACCCCGACCGGGCCGAGGCGGTGGCCGACCGGCTCGAATGCGGCACGGCCTGGATCAACCACCACGCCGAACTGTCCCTCGCCCAGCCCTTCGCGGGCGTCAAGGACAGCGGCGTCGGCGTGGCGGGCGGACCATGGGGGCTGTACGGCAACCTGCGGCCATTCGTCGTCCACCGCCCGGAGGAGGGAGAGGGATCACGGTGA